Proteins encoded in a region of the Bacillus sp. T3 genome:
- a CDS encoding LysM peptidoglycan-binding domain-containing protein, translating to MEEAEEQAEEFSNVSLEETEQEEDLELEPMYRSEQEEDREESHTYSPNFILSYPTESIVDELEDESAPFDYSQPFSAEAKKQGDPVQTPEYKWGNPTAIPAPSIPKLPDFSFAGKRAEGQSIQEEEVPPSPSFEVDVQEVAGQVAEVESVQQESSSSSSSSDEKPGLLKKFTKKKSMSIAEFLGRKSENELQAKLKVCIVQQGDTLDSISERYALPIQQILRVNHLEANQDVYEGQVLYIPETAGSR from the coding sequence GTGGAGGAAGCTGAAGAACAAGCCGAAGAGTTTTCTAATGTCAGTTTGGAAGAGACTGAACAGGAGGAAGACCTAGAATTAGAGCCTATGTATCGATCTGAACAAGAAGAAGATCGAGAGGAAAGTCATACTTATTCTCCTAATTTTATATTGTCCTATCCAACTGAGTCTATAGTCGATGAGTTAGAGGATGAATCTGCTCCATTCGATTATTCTCAGCCGTTCTCTGCTGAGGCAAAGAAGCAAGGAGATCCAGTGCAAACTCCTGAGTATAAATGGGGAAATCCTACGGCTATACCAGCCCCGTCGATACCAAAGCTACCTGATTTTTCTTTTGCGGGAAAAAGGGCAGAAGGGCAAAGCATTCAAGAAGAGGAAGTGCCACCATCACCAAGCTTTGAAGTTGATGTTCAAGAAGTTGCCGGTCAGGTGGCTGAGGTGGAAAGTGTCCAGCAGGAATCCTCCTCATCCTCTTCATCCTCTGATGAGAAGCCGGGATTACTAAAGAAATTTACGAAGAAAAAGAGCATGTCAATCGCTGAGTTTTTAGGTAGAAAAAGCGAAAATGAGCTCCAAGCAAAACTAAAAGTTTGTATTGTCCAACAAGGAGACACGCTCGATAGCATTTCGGAACGTTATGCACTTCCAATTCAGCAAATTCTGAGGGTAAACCATTTAGAGGCAAACCAAGATGTTTACGAGGGGCAAGTGCTCTATATTCCAGAAACGGCAGGCAGCCGATAG
- the ysxE gene encoding spore coat protein YsxE, translating into MNLDEASVILAQYGVRPYFVEDLGKIKRVTADKGVFALKVVPPAQGTEFIRHVQTLYQKGYYRVVPIYPTLDGRYAVLHQSALYYLMPWLPNEEKEDTSQKNKKLFRELARLHTLSSKEYPIKKEDRKEHYENTLLLLEKDEEFLVGFLEQCEKKIYMSPFELQFCLYYHDVHQALRFSKKQLEAWYEKTKEEEKIRTVLIHGKFSSDHFLFDNKGYGYFMNFENARQGSPYQDILPYLFRSLKGFPMRSEDCIDWLLIYYKYFPLKEEEKQLMLSYFTHPTAFLRVVKKYYKQPTAVRKKERKFSQQLQRQYWQLKNTEYVVSRLNEIERQRKAQAEAQAQAQQEGAQN; encoded by the coding sequence ATGAATCTTGATGAAGCTTCAGTTATTTTAGCCCAATATGGAGTGAGACCTTATTTTGTTGAGGACTTAGGGAAAATAAAGCGGGTTACGGCTGATAAAGGTGTATTTGCGTTAAAAGTGGTGCCACCAGCACAAGGGACAGAATTTATCCGCCACGTCCAAACATTGTATCAAAAAGGCTATTATCGTGTAGTCCCGATATATCCGACGCTCGATGGCCGTTATGCAGTGCTCCATCAATCTGCACTGTACTATTTAATGCCTTGGCTTCCGAATGAAGAAAAAGAGGATACCTCGCAAAAAAATAAAAAATTGTTTCGGGAGCTAGCTCGCCTGCACACCTTATCATCGAAAGAGTATCCAATCAAGAAAGAAGATCGCAAGGAGCATTATGAAAATACGTTGCTGCTTCTTGAAAAGGATGAAGAGTTTTTAGTTGGGTTTCTTGAGCAATGTGAAAAAAAAATCTATATGTCCCCGTTTGAATTGCAATTTTGCCTCTATTACCATGACGTCCATCAAGCATTGCGCTTTTCAAAGAAGCAGCTCGAGGCTTGGTATGAAAAAACGAAGGAAGAGGAAAAAATCCGAACGGTACTGATTCACGGTAAGTTTTCGTCCGATCATTTTCTGTTTGATAACAAAGGCTATGGCTATTTTATGAACTTCGAAAATGCAAGACAGGGATCACCCTATCAGGATATCCTTCCTTACTTATTTCGCTCGTTAAAAGGATTCCCGATGCGGAGTGAGGATTGTATTGATTGGCTCTTGATTTATTATAAATATTTCCCGTTAAAGGAAGAGGAAAAGCAATTAATGCTAAGCTATTTCACCCATCCGACTGCATTTCTTCGAGTTGTAAAAAAATATTATAAACAGCCCACAGCAGTAAGGAAGAAGGAGCGAAAGTTCTCGCAGCAGCTTCAGCGGCAATATTGGCAGCTGAAAAACACGGAATATGTAGTCAGCCGCTTAAATGAAATTGAACGGCAGAGGAAAGCCCAGGCTGAAGCACAGGCCCAGGCGCAACAAGAAGGAGCCCAGAATTGA
- a CDS encoding valine--tRNA ligase, whose amino-acid sequence METKELSMPTKYDPQAIEQGRYDWWLKGKFFEAKGEADKQPYTIVIPPPNVTGKLHLGHAWDTTLQDILTRMKRMQGYDVLWLPGMDHAGIATQAKVEEKLRGEGKSRYDLGREKFVEETWKWKEEYAGHIRQQWAKLGLGLDYSRERFTLDEGLSDAVKEVFVKLYKKGLIYRGEYIINWDPSTKTALSDIEVIYKDVQGAFYHMKYPFADGTGYIEVATTRPETMLGDTAVAVHPEDPRYKDMIGKTVVLPIVGREIPIVGDDYVDIEFGSGAVKITPAHDPNDFEVGNRHNLERVLVMNEDGTMNARAGKYQGMDRFECRKQIVKDLQEAGVLFKIEEHLHSVGHSERSGAVVEPYLSTQWFVKMQPLADAAIALQQEEEKVNFVPDRFEKTYLRWMENIRDWCISRQLWWGHRIPAWYHKETGEIYVENEPPADSENWVQDNDVLDTWFSSALWPFSTLGWPDGDAADFKRYYPTAALVTGYDIIFFWVSRMIFQGIEFTGGRPFNDVLIHGLVRDAQGRKMSKSLGNGVDPMEVIDQYGADSLRYFLSTGSSPGQDLRYSTEKVEATWNFANKIWNASRFALMNMNGMTYEEIDLSGEKSVADKWILTRLNETIENVTRLSDRYEFGEVGRALYNFIWDDFCDWYIEMAKLPLYGDDEAAKKTTRSILAYVLDQTMRLLHPFMPFITEEIWQNLPTSGESITTSSWPVVDPALVDDQASNEMKLLVEIIRSVRNSRAEVNTPLSKKINIMLKAKDASVEAVLEKNRGYIERFCNPEELVIGVDLETPDKAMTAVVTGAEIILPLAGLLNIEEEIARLGKELDKLNKEVERVQKKLSNEGFVAKAPAKVIEEERAKEADYIEKRAAVEIRLNEMKSL is encoded by the coding sequence ATGGAAACAAAAGAACTATCAATGCCGACGAAATATGATCCGCAGGCAATCGAACAAGGTCGCTATGATTGGTGGCTTAAAGGAAAATTCTTTGAGGCGAAGGGTGAAGCGGACAAACAGCCTTACACGATTGTTATTCCACCGCCAAACGTAACCGGAAAGCTACACCTTGGACATGCCTGGGATACGACGCTTCAGGATATTCTAACAAGAATGAAGCGGATGCAGGGCTATGACGTGTTATGGCTGCCAGGAATGGACCATGCCGGTATTGCCACCCAAGCGAAGGTTGAGGAAAAGCTTCGTGGAGAAGGAAAAAGCCGTTACGACCTTGGTCGTGAGAAATTTGTTGAAGAAACATGGAAGTGGAAGGAAGAGTATGCCGGCCATATTCGTCAGCAGTGGGCGAAGCTAGGTCTTGGGCTCGATTATAGCCGTGAGCGTTTTACGCTTGATGAAGGCCTATCAGATGCTGTTAAAGAGGTATTCGTGAAGCTTTACAAGAAGGGCTTAATCTACCGCGGTGAATACATCATCAACTGGGATCCTTCTACGAAAACAGCACTTTCTGATATTGAGGTTATCTACAAAGACGTACAAGGTGCGTTTTACCATATGAAATATCCGTTTGCCGATGGAACAGGATATATTGAAGTGGCGACTACTCGTCCGGAAACAATGCTTGGAGATACAGCAGTAGCAGTACATCCAGAGGATCCTCGCTACAAGGATATGATTGGCAAAACCGTTGTTTTACCAATTGTTGGCCGTGAAATTCCAATCGTTGGCGATGATTATGTTGATATCGAGTTTGGATCTGGCGCGGTTAAAATTACCCCAGCACATGACCCTAATGACTTTGAGGTAGGAAATCGCCATAATCTTGAGCGCGTGTTAGTGATGAATGAAGACGGAACGATGAATGCACGTGCTGGCAAGTACCAAGGCATGGATCGTTTTGAGTGCCGCAAGCAAATCGTCAAGGACCTACAAGAAGCTGGTGTTCTATTCAAAATTGAAGAGCATCTTCATTCAGTTGGTCACTCTGAGCGTAGTGGAGCGGTTGTTGAGCCTTACCTTTCAACACAATGGTTTGTTAAAATGCAGCCACTTGCGGATGCTGCGATTGCTCTTCAGCAAGAGGAGGAAAAGGTTAACTTCGTACCGGATCGATTTGAAAAGACGTATTTACGCTGGATGGAAAATATCCGTGACTGGTGTATTTCGCGTCAGCTATGGTGGGGTCACCGAATTCCAGCCTGGTACCATAAAGAAACAGGGGAAATTTACGTGGAAAACGAGCCTCCAGCAGACAGTGAAAACTGGGTTCAAGACAATGATGTATTGGATACATGGTTCTCGTCAGCACTGTGGCCATTTTCAACATTAGGCTGGCCAGATGGTGATGCTGCTGACTTTAAGCGCTACTATCCAACCGCAGCACTTGTAACAGGATACGATATCATTTTCTTCTGGGTATCGCGCATGATCTTCCAAGGGATTGAGTTCACAGGCGGACGTCCATTTAATGATGTATTGATTCATGGTCTAGTTCGTGATGCGCAAGGTCGTAAGATGAGTAAATCACTTGGTAACGGGGTTGACCCAATGGAGGTTATCGATCAGTACGGTGCCGACTCCTTGCGTTACTTCCTGTCAACTGGAAGCTCACCTGGTCAAGACTTACGCTATAGCACGGAGAAAGTTGAAGCAACCTGGAACTTTGCTAATAAAATTTGGAACGCATCTCGTTTTGCCTTAATGAATATGAACGGCATGACTTATGAGGAGATCGATTTAAGCGGAGAAAAATCCGTTGCCGATAAGTGGATCTTAACTCGTTTGAACGAAACAATTGAAAACGTAACACGCTTGTCAGACCGCTATGAGTTTGGGGAAGTGGGCCGTGCCCTTTATAACTTCATTTGGGATGATTTTTGTGATTGGTATATTGAAATGGCGAAACTGCCATTATACGGTGACGATGAAGCGGCAAAGAAAACAACTCGTTCGATTTTAGCTTATGTATTGGATCAGACGATGCGTCTATTGCATCCATTCATGCCATTCATTACCGAAGAAATTTGGCAGAACCTCCCTACTTCAGGTGAGTCAATCACAACGTCAAGCTGGCCAGTTGTTGACCCAGCGCTTGTCGATGATCAGGCTTCTAATGAAATGAAGCTTCTTGTTGAAATCATTCGTTCAGTGCGTAATAGCCGTGCAGAAGTAAATACACCGCTTAGCAAGAAAATTAACATCATGCTTAAAGCGAAGGATGCAAGTGTGGAAGCCGTTCTTGAGAAAAACCGCGGCTACATCGAGCGCTTCTGTAATCCAGAGGAGCTTGTAATCGGTGTTGACTTAGAAACACCGGACAAGGCGATGACTGCCGTTGTGACTGGTGCTGAAATCATCCTACCGTTAGCTGGCTTACTTAACATTGAAGAGGAAATCGCTCGTTTGGGCAAAGAACTCGATAAGTTAAACAAAGAGGTTGAACGTGTTCAGAAGAAATTGAGCAACGAAGGTTTCGTGGCCAAGGCTCCAGCCAAGGTTATTGAAGAAGAGCGTGCGAAAGAAGCGGATTACATTGAAAAACGTGCCGCAGTAGAAATTCGCTTAAATGAAATGAAGTCTCTTTAA
- a CDS encoding folylpolyglutamate synthase/dihydrofolate synthase family protein gives MFLTYDEALNWIHGRLRLGIKPGLKRMEWMMERLNHPERKIKTIHIGGTNGKGSTVTFLRCILEEAGYKVGTFTSPFFEQFNERISVNGKPISDEDMLELTNTILPLANELEATELGGPTEFEVITAMALYYFAKSNPVDVALFEVGLGGRFDSTNVIHPLLSIITSIGLDHTQILGDTYEEIAFEKAGIIKNGTAILTAVKQTEARQVIQTKATELKAPIYQLGSQFQISEQKQLQYGWEFDFNSLFQNYQQLRISMLGQHQTENAALAVMATQILNQYYAFMIEGRHIHDGLARTYWPGRFELISEQPLVIIDGAHNQEGIDALVSELRERYQDKNIHIIFTALADKKLDKMIAKLDEVADSITFTQFDFPRASTAEALASLSKSANKFVLPDWSEAIKRELQTETENDLLVITGSLYFLSEVKPVLSKLLTK, from the coding sequence ATGTTTCTAACATATGATGAAGCACTAAACTGGATCCACGGACGACTTAGATTGGGGATTAAGCCAGGTCTTAAGCGAATGGAATGGATGATGGAGCGCCTTAACCATCCTGAACGAAAAATAAAAACGATTCATATTGGCGGTACGAATGGCAAAGGCTCAACCGTTACCTTTCTACGCTGCATATTAGAAGAAGCTGGATACAAGGTCGGTACGTTTACCTCGCCCTTCTTTGAGCAATTCAACGAGCGTATTAGCGTAAATGGGAAGCCGATTTCAGACGAGGACATGCTCGAGCTGACAAATACAATCCTGCCACTTGCTAACGAATTAGAGGCTACAGAGCTCGGTGGCCCGACCGAATTTGAAGTGATTACAGCAATGGCCCTTTACTATTTTGCTAAAAGTAATCCAGTCGATGTGGCACTATTCGAGGTGGGGCTTGGTGGACGATTCGATTCGACGAATGTGATTCATCCGCTGCTATCCATTATTACGAGCATTGGCCTCGATCACACACAAATTCTTGGTGATACCTATGAAGAAATTGCCTTTGAAAAAGCAGGGATTATCAAAAATGGAACAGCAATTCTCACTGCTGTGAAACAGACGGAAGCCAGACAAGTAATTCAAACAAAGGCAACTGAGCTAAAGGCACCTATTTACCAGCTAGGGAGCCAATTTCAAATCTCGGAACAAAAGCAGCTTCAATATGGTTGGGAGTTTGACTTTAACTCCCTATTCCAAAATTATCAGCAACTGAGAATATCGATGCTCGGTCAGCATCAAACGGAAAATGCCGCATTAGCCGTTATGGCTACGCAAATTCTTAATCAATACTATGCGTTTATGATTGAGGGCAGACATATTCATGATGGCCTTGCGCGTACCTATTGGCCGGGCAGGTTCGAGTTAATTTCGGAGCAACCGCTAGTGATTATTGACGGGGCACACAACCAAGAGGGCATTGATGCCTTAGTCTCGGAATTAAGAGAGCGCTATCAGGATAAAAACATTCATATCATTTTTACGGCGCTAGCTGATAAAAAACTAGACAAAATGATTGCGAAATTGGATGAGGTAGCGGATTCGATTACTTTCACTCAATTCGATTTTCCTAGAGCATCAACAGCAGAGGCATTAGCATCATTGAGTAAATCAGCTAACAAGTTTGTACTTCCAGATTGGAGCGAAGCAATCAAACGGGAGCTCCAAACCGAAACTGAAAATGACCTACTTGTCATTACGGGATCACTTTATTTTTTATCCGAAGTGAAGCCGGTGCTTAGTAAACTCTTAACAAAATAA
- a CDS encoding type II secretion system protein → MISIKNEKGYLLLEILLSITLLSIVLTVFFGYFIQTKNHVYENESIGSAAQLSQEILIKVRDSDFQTNLTLANFKSLYGSDFTWSN, encoded by the coding sequence ATGATTTCAATAAAAAATGAAAAAGGATACCTCCTGCTTGAAATCCTTCTGTCAATAACACTGTTATCCATTGTGTTGACTGTTTTTTTCGGTTATTTCATTCAAACAAAGAATCATGTTTACGAAAATGAATCGATTGGTTCGGCTGCTCAATTAAGTCAGGAAATATTGATCAAGGTACGTGATTCTGATTTCCAAACTAATCTAACGTTAGCCAATTTTAAAAGCCTTTATGGATCTGATTTTACCTGGAGCAATTAA
- a CDS encoding prepilin-type N-terminal cleavage/methylation domain-containing protein: MNNKGFTLIELLAGIAIATLVILITMSIFMTGMKQSVDTKKK; this comes from the coding sequence TTGAATAATAAAGGTTTTACCCTCATTGAATTACTAGCAGGAATAGCTATTGCAACCTTGGTAATCCTCATTACGATGTCCATTTTTATGACTGGAATGAAACAAAGCGTTGATACAAAAAAGAAGTGA
- a CDS encoding VanW family protein, with product MQKKPEFKLFIILFICTAFIFSFSHFGASAYNNVRTNSGGFGAGTIIGPIDVSGKSKDEALELLTESLKKWRSDTTIHLQYKEKSIPIDVTGFNFDLENSVEMAKEGQQNEIIVTYKSGELYQYLQNLSSELNQSTVKIDPLLSELIGYGTIFQNGEHYVKVEKHLTIALNEHDAISSALITPEYIPLELGLLVKELSPIKVKAKSQVSLLKLLEQRQFTTFPADASTMIASVIYETIMASNFTIVEKHTSQILPEYVKLGLEAKVDNANHLDFIFTNPNESNYEITLQLEGNTLTAYLKGSTFLNHYVLKLADKKEYKPKTIVQYSPLLSPGEVKVEQTGSNGVTIKVFRQTYGEKEEWLRDELISEDYYPPLHRIEIHGLKSTGTTDGTGTTDQGNVSPDDGSTSEQTPALPTTPNPWGTEDDNLFGKPNETTK from the coding sequence TTGCAGAAAAAGCCAGAATTTAAGCTCTTCATTATATTATTTATTTGTACAGCCTTTATTTTTAGTTTCTCTCATTTTGGTGCATCGGCCTATAATAATGTTCGGACAAATAGCGGTGGTTTCGGGGCTGGTACGATTATCGGACCAATCGATGTATCGGGTAAATCAAAGGATGAAGCACTAGAATTATTAACTGAATCCTTAAAAAAATGGCGTAGTGATACAACCATTCATTTGCAGTATAAGGAAAAAAGTATTCCGATAGATGTGACCGGTTTCAACTTTGACTTAGAAAACTCAGTTGAAATGGCAAAGGAAGGTCAACAAAACGAGATAATTGTAACCTATAAATCGGGCGAATTATACCAATATTTACAAAATCTATCGTCTGAGCTTAATCAATCAACTGTTAAAATCGATCCGTTGCTGTCTGAATTAATTGGCTATGGTACCATTTTTCAGAATGGTGAGCACTATGTCAAAGTTGAAAAGCATTTAACCATTGCTCTAAATGAGCATGATGCGATCAGTAGCGCTTTGATCACTCCTGAATATATACCTCTTGAACTGGGTCTGTTAGTCAAGGAATTATCTCCCATTAAAGTGAAGGCAAAGTCACAGGTTTCTCTGTTGAAATTATTGGAACAGCGCCAATTTACGACGTTTCCAGCTGATGCGTCCACGATGATTGCATCTGTCATTTATGAAACGATCATGGCAAGTAACTTTACGATTGTTGAAAAACATACAAGTCAGATTTTACCAGAATATGTGAAGCTAGGTCTAGAAGCAAAGGTCGATAATGCCAACCATCTTGACTTCATTTTTACTAATCCAAATGAATCAAATTATGAAATCACCTTGCAATTGGAAGGGAACACGCTCACAGCCTACTTAAAAGGAAGTACATTCCTAAATCATTATGTGTTAAAGCTAGCGGACAAAAAAGAATACAAGCCAAAAACAATCGTCCAATATAGCCCGCTTTTATCACCTGGTGAAGTAAAGGTTGAGCAAACAGGAAGCAACGGAGTGACGATCAAAGTATTTCGTCAAACTTATGGAGAGAAGGAAGAATGGCTTCGAGATGAATTGATTTCCGAGGACTACTATCCGCCGCTTCATCGGATTGAAATCCATGGTTTGAAATCAACCGGTACAACTGATGGGACAGGGACAACAGATCAAGGAAATGTTTCTCCTGATGATGGAAGTACTAGTGAGCAAACTCCAGCTTTGCCAACAACACCTAATCCATGGGGTACAGAAGATGATAATTTATTTGGCAAACCGAATGAAACCACCAAATAA
- a CDS encoding GspE/PulE family protein, which yields MLKQTRKRLGDLLVEAGLISEDQLQLVLTQKAQGQRLGDALLQRGYITEQQLIEVLEVQLGIPHISLYGYPFETNLFSLISKETAMRNLLIPIKKDGDKLFVAMVDPMDFFAIDDLRLATGFQIEAVLATKDDIVRAINKYYDIDEEFDDLLDGGKIGESNREERITDEDSPIVRLVNQILSNAVMQKASDIHIDPQETKVIIRYRVDGMLRVERVLSKNMQSFLTARIKIMANLDITENRIPQDGRIKVNLSVYPVDLRVSTLPTVHGEKIVLRILDLGNALIDLDKIGFNKLNLARFSKMIDRPNGIVLITGPTGSGKSSTLYAALNQLNNEAVNIITIEDPVEFQLEGISQIQVNSNIGMTFATGLRSILRQDPNIIMVGEIRDKETVEVAIRASLTGHLVLSTLHTNDALSSINRLIDMGMEPFLVATSLAGIVAQRLIRKVCRDCGEPHEATPREVEIFAKRGLKIDKIMRGKGCASCNMTGYRGRIAIHEVVTINEEMRRAIMTDDSAGTLRQIAIKNKTIFLIDDGLLKVKQGLTTTEEVLKVSISD from the coding sequence ATATTGAAGCAAACACGTAAACGTTTAGGGGATTTATTAGTTGAGGCAGGACTTATTTCTGAGGACCAGCTTCAACTTGTTTTAACGCAGAAAGCTCAAGGGCAGAGGTTAGGCGATGCCCTTTTACAAAGAGGTTATATTACAGAGCAGCAACTAATTGAAGTCCTTGAGGTCCAACTTGGTATTCCTCATATCAGTTTATATGGGTATCCGTTTGAGACGAATTTATTTTCGCTCATTTCAAAGGAAACGGCGATGCGGAATTTACTAATCCCAATTAAAAAGGATGGGGACAAGTTATTTGTGGCCATGGTTGATCCGATGGATTTCTTCGCGATCGATGATCTTCGACTTGCTACTGGGTTTCAAATCGAAGCAGTACTTGCGACAAAGGATGATATTGTCCGCGCTATTAATAAATATTACGACATTGATGAAGAATTTGATGATCTGCTCGATGGCGGGAAAATAGGTGAGAGTAATCGGGAGGAAAGGATAACCGATGAGGATTCACCGATTGTCCGTCTTGTCAATCAAATTCTTTCAAATGCGGTGATGCAGAAGGCCAGTGATATTCACATTGATCCGCAAGAAACAAAGGTGATTATCCGTTACCGAGTTGATGGAATGCTACGAGTTGAACGAGTCCTGTCAAAAAATATGCAGAGCTTCTTGACAGCAAGAATAAAAATAATGGCCAATCTTGATATTACGGAAAATCGTATCCCACAGGATGGACGGATAAAGGTTAATCTGAGCGTTTACCCAGTAGATTTACGTGTATCTACCTTACCGACTGTACATGGTGAAAAGATTGTCCTACGGATATTAGACTTAGGGAACGCATTGATTGATTTAGATAAAATTGGTTTTAATAAACTAAACCTAGCACGTTTTTCAAAGATGATTGACCGCCCAAATGGTATCGTTCTGATTACAGGCCCAACAGGTTCAGGGAAATCCTCCACCCTTTATGCGGCGTTAAACCAATTGAACAATGAAGCAGTCAATATTATTACAATTGAAGACCCAGTCGAATTTCAGCTCGAAGGAATCAGTCAAATTCAGGTCAATTCCAATATTGGGATGACCTTTGCAACTGGACTACGCTCGATCTTACGACAAGATCCTAATATTATCATGGTCGGGGAAATTCGTGATAAAGAAACGGTAGAAGTGGCGATCCGCGCGTCGTTAACCGGGCATCTTGTTCTAAGTACATTGCATACGAATGATGCGTTAAGCTCAATTAACCGCTTAATTGATATGGGAATGGAACCATTCTTAGTCGCAACCTCGTTGGCAGGGATTGTAGCCCAGCGTTTGATTCGCAAGGTTTGTCGCGATTGCGGGGAACCACATGAGGCGACACCTCGTGAAGTTGAGATTTTTGCGAAGCGTGGATTGAAAATCGACAAAATTATGCGCGGCAAAGGCTGTGCCTCTTGTAATATGACAGGGTACAGGGGCAGAATTGCGATTCATGAAGTTGTAACGATTAACGAAGAAATGCGCCGAGCGATTATGACAGATGATTCGGCGGGAACACTTAGACAAATAGCGATAAAAAATAAAACGATCTTCTTAATTGATGATGGGTTATTAAAGGTAAAGCAAGGTCTTACCACCACAGAGGAAGTGCTAAAAGTATCCATTTCGGATTAG
- a CDS encoding type IV pilus twitching motility protein PilT, with amino-acid sequence MKERIDHLLRAAFELKASDIHLTVGVPPIFRLHGELKRYGKDILRPDDTEGLARTIVPEGMWEQFQEMGELDFSYSIPNVSRYRVNAFKQRGCVALAIRTIPTKIPTIEELNLPEICSKITEKPQGLILVTGPTGSGKSTTLAAMINHMNQTMRDHIITLEDPIEFLHKHGMSIIDQREVGFDTKNFANALRAALRQDPDAILVGEMRDLETIQIAITAAETGHLVFGTLHTSSAPASVERIIDVFEPAHQPQIRTQLSTVLVAIISQRLFKTADGKGRRAALEILVNNSAVANLIRNDKINQIESVMQTSRAQGMQTLETSIKDLVASGQISREDAQTYLKDSVI; translated from the coding sequence TTGAAAGAAAGAATTGATCACTTGTTAAGAGCTGCCTTTGAGCTGAAGGCATCAGATATTCATTTAACGGTCGGGGTGCCGCCAATTTTTAGGCTGCATGGAGAATTAAAGCGCTATGGGAAGGATATTCTCAGGCCGGATGATACGGAAGGATTAGCAAGGACTATTGTTCCGGAAGGAATGTGGGAGCAATTTCAGGAGATGGGGGAATTGGACTTCTCCTATTCAATTCCAAATGTCTCACGCTATCGTGTTAATGCCTTTAAACAAAGGGGCTGCGTGGCTCTGGCGATCAGGACGATTCCAACGAAAATACCGACGATTGAAGAGCTCAATCTACCCGAAATCTGTTCGAAAATTACAGAAAAGCCTCAAGGCTTGATTCTCGTTACGGGGCCAACAGGAAGTGGAAAGTCTACGACTTTAGCGGCAATGATCAATCATATGAACCAAACGATGCGTGACCATATTATCACGTTAGAAGATCCAATTGAATTTTTGCATAAACACGGCATGTCGATTATTGACCAACGTGAGGTTGGTTTTGATACGAAAAATTTTGCAAATGCTTTACGGGCAGCACTACGCCAGGATCCTGATGCAATTCTTGTCGGGGAAATGCGTGATTTGGAAACAATTCAAATTGCGATTACTGCTGCAGAAACGGGTCACCTTGTGTTTGGAACGCTCCATACATCAAGTGCACCAGCGTCAGTTGAACGAATCATTGATGTATTTGAGCCAGCTCATCAGCCGCAAATTCGGACCCAGCTTTCCACGGTATTAGTGGCAATCATTTCGCAACGCTTATTTAAAACTGCAGATGGCAAGGGGCGCCGCGCAGCATTAGAGATTTTAGTCAATAATTCTGCTGTTGCCAATCTGATCCGCAATGATAAAATAAACCAAATTGAATCAGTCATGCAAACATCAAGGGCGCAAGGGATGCAGACATTAGAAACGAGTATTAAGGACCTTGTTGCTTCTGGACAAATTTCACGCGAAGATGCCCAGACATATTTAAAGGATTCGGTGATATAG
- a CDS encoding prepilin-type N-terminal cleavage/methylation domain-containing protein has product MLQKLRKRLKEQKGFTLIELLAVIVILGIIAAIAIPAIGNIIQKSRVDALKSDASQVMNAARLYNTQNSSDSTITGAELTVQHLDNTQMNDITVKVDSNGVLTLYGWGQAGTTYYEILGATIEEINKDSNWTTEASSTKINQSASQPTITVP; this is encoded by the coding sequence ATGTTGCAAAAGCTTAGAAAACGTCTAAAAGAGCAAAAAGGCTTCACTTTAATTGAGTTGTTAGCAGTAATCGTTATTTTAGGAATTATTGCGGCTATAGCAATTCCTGCTATTGGGAATATTATTCAAAAATCACGCGTTGATGCTTTAAAATCAGATGCATCACAAGTCATGAATGCAGCTAGATTATATAATACCCAAAATTCTTCTGATTCAACTATTACAGGAGCTGAACTTACTGTTCAACACCTTGATAATACTCAAATGAATGATATTACCGTTAAAGTGGATAGCAACGGAGTATTAACTCTATATGGTTGGGGTCAAGCTGGTACAACTTACTATGAAATACTCGGTGCAACTATTGAAGAAATCAATAAAGACTCAAATTGGACAACTGAAGCATCAAGTACAAAGATAAATCAATCTGCATCTCAACCAACTATTACTGTACCTTAA